From Nicotiana tabacum cultivar K326 chromosome 20, ASM71507v2, whole genome shotgun sequence, one genomic window encodes:
- the LOC107785168 gene encoding VQ motif-containing protein 11-like → MASSSHIPPHDQNNNQLHNMNNISSCSSPSNSISNLDSNFTTFVQADPSNFRSVVQKLTGAASASRHPVVGKSNSGEKGPRRSTFKLHERRHSARKLENILTGTNRQMVLMASPVSPLEMLTRGSPKSPMEELQERAIAEKGFYLHPSLLSTPRGTEPPELLPLFPLQSPTARDHSSS, encoded by the coding sequence ATGGCTTCTTCTAGCCATATACCACCACatgatcaaaacaacaaccaattACACAATATGAACAACATCTCATCTTGTTCTTCTCCGTCTAATAGTATTAGTAATTTAGACTCCAATTTTACCACTTTTGTCCAAGCTGACCCCTCCAACTTCCGTTCTGTAGTCCAAAAACTCACCGGTGCAGCATCAGCTTCCCGTCATCCCGTCGTCGGAAAATCCAACTCCGGCGAGAAAGGTCCTCGGCGTTCCACTTTCAAGTTACACGAAAGAAGGCATAGTGCAAGAAAGCTTGAAAATATTCTCACTGGTACCAACAGGCAAATGGTACTTATGGCTTCTCCAGTGTCACCTCTGGAAATGTTGACACGtggaagtccaaaatcaccaatgGAGGAATTACAAGAAAGAGCTATTGCTGAGAAAGGATTTTATTTACATCCAAGTCTACTTAGTACGCCAAGAGGCACTGAGCCACCTGAACTCTTGCCTTTGTTTCCACTTCAGTCCCCTACAGCTAGAGATCATTCTTcttcttaa